A window of the Streptomyces luomodiensis genome harbors these coding sequences:
- a CDS encoding NCS2 family permease, translating to MSPSASAPVDASKQTPAPPANGIDKFFKISQRGSSVSREIRGGLATFFAMAYIIVLNPIILGAGTDKFGDQLNNGQLVTATALMAGLTTLLMGIIGNVPIALAAGLGINAVVSLQLAPKMSWPDAMGMVVLAGLVLMILVASGLRQRVMDAIPGGLRRAIAIGIGLFIALIGLVDSGFISRNPDSAHTTVPLGLGVAGRLQGWPVLVFVLGLALTFILIVRKTRGAILIGIVVMTVVAIVINSLAHIPDAQWGLTVPKVPEKVVDTPDFGLIGQVDLWGGFREVGLLTGCLFVFTVLLSGFFDAMGTIIGVGEEAGLTNERGQLPGMGRILMMDGVAVAGGGFGSASANTCFVESTAGVGEGARTGLANVVTGGLFLLSLVCTPLAKVVPSQAATPALVVVGFLIMAANVKEIDWSDSTIAIPAFLTMISMPFTYSITNGIGVGVLAFLLLRIATRRAREIPWLLGVVGLCFLVYFLLNPIEQALGVS from the coding sequence ATGTCCCCCTCGGCCAGCGCGCCGGTCGACGCGAGCAAGCAGACTCCGGCTCCCCCTGCCAACGGCATCGACAAGTTCTTCAAGATCAGCCAGCGCGGCTCCTCGGTCTCCCGGGAGATCCGTGGCGGGCTGGCCACGTTCTTCGCGATGGCCTACATCATCGTGCTGAACCCGATCATCCTCGGGGCCGGTACGGACAAGTTCGGGGATCAGCTCAACAACGGCCAGCTGGTCACCGCGACCGCCCTGATGGCGGGCCTGACCACGCTGCTCATGGGGATCATCGGCAATGTCCCCATCGCGCTCGCCGCGGGCCTGGGCATCAACGCCGTGGTCTCGCTGCAACTCGCGCCCAAGATGAGCTGGCCGGACGCGATGGGCATGGTGGTGCTCGCGGGTCTGGTGCTGATGATCCTCGTCGCCTCGGGCCTGCGGCAGCGGGTGATGGACGCGATCCCGGGCGGGCTGCGGCGGGCGATCGCGATCGGTATCGGGCTCTTCATCGCCCTGATCGGCCTGGTCGACTCCGGCTTCATCAGCCGTAACCCCGACTCCGCGCACACCACCGTCCCCCTGGGCCTGGGGGTGGCCGGGCGGCTGCAGGGCTGGCCGGTGCTGGTGTTCGTGCTCGGCCTCGCGCTCACGTTCATCCTGATCGTCCGCAAGACGCGCGGTGCGATCCTGATCGGCATCGTGGTCATGACCGTGGTCGCGATCGTGATCAACTCCCTGGCGCACATCCCGGACGCCCAGTGGGGGCTGACCGTCCCCAAGGTGCCGGAGAAGGTGGTCGACACCCCGGACTTCGGCCTCATCGGCCAAGTCGACCTCTGGGGCGGCTTCCGTGAGGTCGGCCTGCTCACCGGCTGTCTCTTCGTCTTCACCGTGCTGCTGTCCGGCTTCTTCGACGCGATGGGCACGATCATCGGCGTCGGCGAGGAGGCCGGGCTGACCAACGAACGCGGGCAGCTGCCGGGCATGGGCCGGATCCTGATGATGGACGGTGTCGCGGTCGCGGGCGGCGGCTTCGGCTCGGCCTCGGCCAACACCTGCTTCGTCGAATCCACGGCGGGTGTCGGGGAGGGGGCGCGCACCGGACTGGCGAACGTGGTGACCGGCGGCCTCTTCCTGCTCTCGCTGGTCTGCACCCCGCTCGCCAAGGTGGTGCCCTCGCAGGCCGCGACCCCCGCGCTGGTCGTCGTCGGCTTCCTGATCATGGCGGCGAACGTCAAGGAGATCGACTGGAGCGACTCCACGATCGCGATCCCGGCCTTCCTGACCATGATCTCGATGCCGTTCACGTACAGCATCACCAACGGGATCGGCGTGGGCGTGCTCGCGTTCCTGCTGCTGCGCATCGCCACCCGGCGGGCCCGGGAGATCCCGTGGCTGCTGGGCGTGGTGGGGCTGTGCTTCCTGGTGTACTTCCTGCTCAACCCGATCGAGCAGGCGCTCGGCGTCTCCTGA
- a CDS encoding TIGR03084 family metal-binding protein, whose translation MSETEALLADLRAEGDELDGLVAGLGNVAWRTATPAPGWTVAHQIAHLAWTDERAVQAAEDPQGFADEVRKAWAAPDAFVDEGAERGVALGPEALLSRWREGRERLLRSLAAQPPRARLPWYGPPMSVMSMATARLMETWAHGQDVADALGVRRAPTARLRHVARIGVRARGYAYAARGLEPPAEEFRVELTGPHGEVWTYGPEDAAQRVTGPALDFCLLVTQRAHRDDLAVRAEGPDADRWLDIAQAFAGPPGKGRAPGQRTEHAVGGTGHQGGGGEPGGSAPGDASAGRVAGGAERDAAEHRAGGAP comes from the coding sequence GTGTCCGAGACGGAGGCTCTGCTCGCCGATCTGCGGGCGGAGGGGGATGAGTTGGACGGCCTGGTGGCCGGGCTCGGAAACGTGGCGTGGCGGACGGCGACGCCTGCGCCCGGGTGGACCGTCGCGCATCAGATCGCCCATCTCGCCTGGACCGACGAGCGGGCCGTGCAGGCCGCCGAGGACCCCCAGGGGTTCGCCGACGAGGTGCGCAAGGCGTGGGCCGCTCCGGACGCGTTCGTGGACGAGGGCGCGGAGCGCGGCGTGGCCCTGGGGCCCGAGGCGCTGCTCAGCCGGTGGCGGGAGGGCCGGGAGCGGCTGCTCCGCAGCCTGGCGGCGCAGCCGCCGCGCGCCCGGCTGCCGTGGTACGGGCCGCCGATGAGCGTGATGTCGATGGCGACGGCCCGGCTGATGGAGACCTGGGCGCACGGCCAGGACGTCGCCGACGCGCTGGGCGTGCGCCGGGCCCCCACCGCCCGGCTGCGCCATGTGGCCCGGATCGGGGTCCGGGCGCGGGGTTACGCGTACGCGGCGCGGGGGCTGGAGCCGCCGGCCGAGGAGTTCCGGGTCGAACTCACCGGCCCGCACGGTGAGGTGTGGACGTACGGCCCCGAGGACGCGGCCCAGCGGGTGACCGGGCCCGCGCTGGACTTCTGCCTGCTGGTGACCCAGCGGGCGCACCGCGACGATCTGGCCGTACGGGCCGAGGGGCCGGACGCGGACCGCTGGCTGGACATCGCGCAGGCGTTCGCGGGCCCGCCCGGCAAGGGCCGCGCCCCGGGGCAGCGGACGGAGCACGCGGTGGGCGGCACGGGCCATCAGGGGGGCGGTGGTGAGCCGGGCGGCAGTGCCCCGGGTGACGCCTCCGCAGGCCGCGTCGCGGGAGGAGCGGAACGCGACGCCGCCGAACACCGCGCCGGAGGCGCCCCGTGA
- a CDS encoding MarR family winged helix-turn-helix transcriptional regulator: MPDLSRPQHKAEAPPDDAEAVNALRSGVMRLSRRLKHQRVDESLSPTEMAVLGTLAQCGSATPGELARKEHVQPPSMTRIVALLEAKGLVGLEPHPEDRRQKVVSPTERVEAMLEESRRKRNAWLTELVGQLTEDEWDALRAAAPVLEKLAHM; this comes from the coding sequence ATGCCGGATCTGTCCCGCCCCCAGCACAAGGCGGAGGCGCCCCCCGACGACGCGGAGGCCGTGAACGCCCTGCGGTCCGGAGTGATGCGTCTGTCGCGGCGGCTCAAGCACCAGCGAGTGGACGAATCGCTCAGTCCCACCGAGATGGCGGTCCTGGGCACCCTGGCCCAGTGCGGCTCCGCCACCCCCGGTGAGCTGGCCCGTAAGGAGCACGTCCAGCCGCCCTCGATGACCCGCATCGTGGCCCTGCTGGAAGCCAAGGGACTGGTCGGACTCGAGCCGCACCCGGAGGACCGGCGGCAGAAGGTCGTCTCGCCGACCGAGCGTGTAGAGGCCATGCTCGAAGAGAGCCGACGCAAGCGCAACGCCTGGCTGACCGAACTGGTCGGGCAGCTGACCGAGGACGAGTGGGACGCGCTGCGCGCCGCCGCGCCCGTGCTGGAGAAGCTCGCGCACATGTAG
- a CDS encoding FAD-binding and (Fe-S)-binding domain-containing protein, whose translation MADHEADELEQALRRAVRGDVSFDTASRALMTMDASNYRRVPTGVVAPRDADDVAAALAVCRERGVPVVARGAGTSIAGQATGLGVVLDFTRHMRSIVSLDPERRTAVVQPGVILDDLRAAAGAHGLTFGPDPSTHSRCTLGGMIGNNSCGSHSVAWGTTADNVRELDVLTYGGERVRAAQGLHDLPARLRDGIRSLVGRHLALLRTGFPELPRRISGYALDELLPEKNADVARALTGSEGTLGVVTEATVRLVKAPGARALAVLGYPDESAAAEAAHTLLPYGPLTVEGMAADLVAGASGLPKGGAWLFVEVGGANREEALSRAQEVARAAAEATTGHSVVADPAGQRALWRVREDASGTATRNQDGSEAWPGWEDCAVPPPRLGAYLRDFRALMAQHGLRGTPYGHFGDGCIHVRIDFDLMREAGIRVFRDFSSDLADLVVAHGGSLSGEHGDGLARAELLPRMYGEEMVGLFSRFKDLWDPEGGLNPGVLARPQRVDQNLRFDVLPRRPVDVAFGYPHDKGDFSAAVRRCVGVAKCRNESVSGAGVMCPSYRVTGEERHSTRGRARLLHEMLAGEVVQDGWRSEEVRDALDLCLSCKGCRSDCPVEVDMATYKAEFLHHHYEGRLRPAAHYSMGWLPVWLRAGAALRAAPVLNALSGVSPLAALAKRMGGLAPERDIPELAREPFTRWWRERARAAARGAGARGAGTEARPGPGPGGPGPGAGGPGPGAAGPGPGPGPGGPGAGPGGPDVGPAGPGAGAAGPGGGPAGPDAGPASPGGAPAGLGGGPAGPGAGPANPGGGPAGLGGGPAGPDAGLANPGGGPARSGGGPRAGAGRGLAGRVRAAVGGAGAGAGSGPGRAGRLPGGAGRVTAAPTAPGRPGEQEGPGQGAGRGRTVVLWPDTFTNHLSPSVGRSAVAVLEAAGLRVVVPPRPVCCGLTWVSTGQLDRARTVMRRTLDVMAPALDAGLPVVGLEPSCTAALRTDLPELLGTDPRAARLAESVSTFAQALERYAPDWQPPRIDRPVVGQTHCHQHAVLGDAAERRLRERAGLTGALSGGCCGLAGNFGFEDGHYEVSVACAEEQLLPSVRAAEMGTEVLADGYSCRTQLNQLAGRKGRHLAEVLADGLAKNSAKDVAGGSA comes from the coding sequence ATGGCTGACCACGAGGCAGACGAGCTGGAGCAGGCGCTGCGCAGGGCCGTCCGCGGGGACGTCTCCTTCGATACGGCGAGCCGGGCGCTGATGACCATGGACGCGTCCAACTACCGCAGAGTGCCCACCGGAGTGGTCGCACCGCGCGACGCGGACGACGTGGCGGCGGCGCTGGCCGTCTGCCGGGAGCGCGGGGTGCCGGTGGTGGCGCGCGGCGCCGGGACCTCGATCGCGGGGCAGGCCACCGGGCTCGGTGTCGTCCTCGACTTCACCCGCCACATGCGGAGCATCGTCTCGCTCGACCCCGAGCGGCGGACCGCCGTCGTCCAGCCCGGCGTCATCCTGGACGACCTCCGTGCGGCGGCCGGCGCCCATGGGCTGACCTTCGGCCCCGACCCGTCCACCCACAGCCGCTGCACCCTCGGCGGCATGATCGGCAACAACTCCTGCGGCTCCCACTCGGTGGCCTGGGGCACCACCGCCGACAACGTCCGCGAGCTGGACGTCCTCACCTACGGCGGGGAGCGGGTGCGGGCCGCCCAGGGCCTCCACGACCTGCCCGCCCGGCTCCGCGACGGCATACGGTCCCTGGTCGGCCGGCACCTGGCCCTGCTGCGCACCGGCTTCCCCGAGCTGCCCCGGCGGATCTCCGGCTACGCCCTGGACGAGCTGCTGCCCGAGAAGAACGCCGATGTCGCCCGCGCCCTCACCGGCAGCGAGGGCACCCTCGGCGTGGTGACCGAGGCGACCGTAAGGCTGGTGAAGGCGCCCGGCGCCCGCGCCCTCGCCGTGCTCGGCTACCCCGACGAGAGCGCGGCGGCCGAGGCCGCGCACACCCTGTTGCCCTACGGTCCGCTGACCGTCGAGGGCATGGCCGCCGATCTGGTCGCCGGGGCATCCGGGCTGCCCAAGGGCGGCGCGTGGCTGTTCGTGGAGGTCGGCGGCGCCAACCGCGAGGAGGCGCTCTCCCGCGCCCAGGAGGTGGCCCGCGCCGCCGCCGAGGCCACCACCGGCCACTCCGTCGTCGCCGACCCGGCCGGGCAGCGCGCCCTGTGGCGGGTGCGCGAGGACGCCTCCGGCACGGCCACGCGCAACCAGGACGGCAGCGAGGCGTGGCCCGGCTGGGAGGACTGCGCGGTGCCGCCGCCCCGGCTCGGCGCGTACCTGCGTGACTTCCGCGCCCTGATGGCCCAGCACGGGCTGCGCGGCACGCCGTACGGGCACTTCGGGGACGGCTGCATCCACGTCCGCATCGACTTCGACCTGATGCGTGAGGCCGGGATCCGGGTCTTCCGGGACTTCTCCTCCGACCTCGCCGATCTCGTCGTCGCCCACGGCGGCTCGCTCTCCGGTGAACACGGCGACGGGCTGGCCCGCGCCGAGCTGCTGCCGCGCATGTACGGGGAGGAGATGGTCGGCCTCTTCTCCCGGTTCAAGGACCTGTGGGACCCGGAAGGCGGCCTCAACCCCGGCGTCCTGGCCCGCCCCCAGCGCGTGGACCAGAACCTGCGCTTCGATGTCCTGCCCAGGCGCCCGGTGGACGTCGCGTTCGGCTACCCGCACGACAAGGGCGACTTCTCGGCGGCGGTCCGGCGCTGTGTGGGCGTCGCCAAGTGCCGTAACGAGTCGGTGTCCGGCGCGGGCGTGATGTGCCCGTCGTACCGGGTGACCGGCGAGGAGCGGCACTCCACGCGCGGCCGCGCCCGGCTGCTGCACGAGATGCTCGCGGGCGAGGTCGTCCAGGACGGCTGGCGCTCGGAGGAGGTACGGGACGCGCTCGACCTCTGCCTGTCCTGCAAGGGCTGCCGCAGCGACTGCCCGGTGGAGGTCGACATGGCCACGTACAAGGCCGAGTTCCTGCACCACCACTACGAGGGACGGCTGCGGCCCGCCGCGCACTACTCGATGGGCTGGCTCCCGGTGTGGCTGCGGGCCGGTGCCGCCCTGCGGGCGGCGCCGGTGCTCAACGCGCTGTCCGGGGTGAGCCCGCTCGCCGCCCTGGCCAAGCGCATGGGCGGCCTCGCCCCCGAACGGGACATCCCGGAGCTGGCCCGTGAGCCCTTCACGAGGTGGTGGCGGGAGCGGGCGCGCGCGGCGGCGCGGGGCGCGGGTGCGCGTGGCGCGGGGACCGAGGCCCGACCGGGCCCCGGCCCCGGCGGTCCCGGCCCCGGTGCCGGCGGTCCCGGCCCCGGTGCCGCTGGTCCCGGCCCCGGCCCTGGTCCCGGCGGTCCTGGTGCCGGTCCCGGCGGTCCTGATGTCGGTCCCGCTGGTCCCGGTGCTGGCGCCGCCGGTCCCGGTGGTGGTCCTGCCGGACCTGACGCCGGCCCTGCCAGCCCTGGTGGCGCTCCTGCCGGTCTCGGTGGCGGCCCCGCTGGTCCTGGTGCCGGTCCCGCCAACCCTGGTGGTGGTCCTGCCGGTCTCGGTGGCGGCCCCGCTGGACCTGATGCCGGCCTCGCCAACCCCGGTGGTGGTCCTGCCCGCTCCGGTGGCGGTCCCCGAGCCGGAGCCGGTCGGGGGCTGGCTGGTCGGGTGCGCGCGGCGGTGGGTGGCGCGGGGGCCGGAGCTGGGTCCGGGCCGGGACGGGCCGGGCGGCTGCCCGGCGGGGCCGGGCGCGTCACGGCGGCACCAACGGCACCGGGGCGACCGGGGGAGCAGGAGGGGCCGGGCCAGGGGGCCGGGAGGGGGCGCACCGTCGTGCTGTGGCCGGACACCTTCACCAACCACCTCTCCCCGTCGGTCGGCCGGTCGGCGGTCGCCGTGCTGGAGGCGGCCGGGCTGCGGGTGGTGGTCCCGCCCAGGCCCGTGTGCTGCGGGCTGACCTGGGTCTCCACCGGTCAGCTCGACCGCGCCCGCACGGTCATGCGGCGCACGCTGGACGTCATGGCCCCGGCCCTGGACGCCGGACTTCCGGTGGTCGGCCTCGAACCCAGCTGCACGGCCGCCCTCCGCACCGACCTCCCCGAACTCCTCGGCACCGACCCGCGCGCCGCACGCCTGGCCGAGTCGGTGTCGACGTTCGCCCAGGCGCTGGAGCGGTACGCCCCGGACTGGCAGCCGCCGAGGATCGACCGCCCCGTCGTCGGCCAGACCCACTGCCACCAGCACGCCGTCCTCGGCGACGCCGCCGAGCGCCGTCTGCGGGAACGCGCCGGCCTTACGGGCGCGTTGAGCGGCGGCTGCTGCGGTCTGGCGGGCAACTTCGGCTTCGAGGACGGGCACTACGAGGTCTCGGTGGCCTGTGCCGAGGAGCAGCTGCTGCCGTCGGTACGCGCTGCGGAGATGGGCACGGAGGTGCTGGCGGACGGCTACTCCTGCCGTACCCAGCTGAACCAGCTGGCGGGGCGGAAGGGGCGCCATCTGGCGGAGGTTTTGGCGGACGGCTTGGCGAAGAACTCGGCGAAGGATGTGGCGGGGGGTTCGGCGTAG
- a CDS encoding aldo/keto reductase, whose translation MEYTQLGRTGLKVSRIVLGTMNFGPQTEEADSHSIMDAALDAGINFFDTANVYGWGENKGRTEEIIGSWFAQGGGRREKTVLATKVYANMAADDVAWPNTDKLSAVNIRRSVDASLKRLGTDYIDLYQFHHVDRSTPWDEVWQAIDVLVQQGKIIYAGSSNHAGWHIAQANETASRRGSYGLVSEQCLYNLAERRAEMEVIPAAQEYGLGVIPWSPLHGGLLGGAIRKEREGGGSRTTSGRSGDALKNTKVREQIQRYEDLLDKHGIEPGEAALAWLLTRPGVTGPIVGPRTAEQLASALRAAELKLSEELLAELDEIFPGPGPSPEAFAW comes from the coding sequence ATGGAGTACACACAGCTCGGACGCACAGGTCTCAAGGTCAGCCGGATCGTTCTCGGCACCATGAACTTCGGTCCGCAGACCGAGGAGGCCGACAGCCACTCGATCATGGATGCGGCGCTCGACGCCGGCATCAACTTCTTCGACACCGCCAATGTGTACGGCTGGGGCGAGAACAAGGGCCGCACCGAGGAGATCATCGGGAGCTGGTTCGCCCAGGGTGGCGGGCGGCGCGAGAAGACGGTCCTCGCGACCAAGGTGTACGCGAACATGGCCGCGGACGATGTGGCCTGGCCGAATACCGACAAGCTCTCGGCCGTCAACATCCGCCGGTCCGTGGACGCCAGCCTCAAGCGGCTCGGCACGGACTACATCGACCTCTACCAGTTCCACCACGTGGACCGCTCCACCCCGTGGGACGAGGTCTGGCAGGCCATCGACGTCCTCGTCCAGCAGGGCAAGATCATCTACGCCGGTTCCTCCAACCACGCGGGCTGGCACATCGCCCAGGCCAATGAGACCGCGTCCCGCCGCGGCTCGTACGGGCTGGTCAGCGAGCAGTGCCTGTACAACCTGGCCGAACGCCGCGCCGAGATGGAGGTCATCCCGGCCGCGCAAGAGTACGGCCTGGGCGTCATCCCCTGGTCGCCACTGCACGGCGGGCTGCTCGGCGGCGCGATCCGCAAGGAGCGTGAGGGCGGCGGCTCGCGCACCACATCCGGCCGCAGCGGCGACGCGCTGAAGAACACCAAGGTGCGCGAACAGATCCAGCGGTACGAGGACCTGCTGGACAAGCACGGTATCGAGCCCGGCGAGGCGGCCCTGGCCTGGCTGCTCACCCGGCCCGGGGTAACCGGTCCGATCGTGGGCCCGCGCACGGCCGAGCAGCTGGCGTCGGCGCTGCGCGCCGCCGAGCTGAAGCTCAGCGAGGAACTGCTGGCCGAGCTGGACGAGATCTTCCCGGGGCCGGGGCCGTCGCCCGAGGCGTTCGCCTGGTAG
- the serC gene encoding phosphoserine transaminase — protein MAEIPIPDDIKPADGRFGSGPSKVRTEALSALAATGSSLLGTSHRQAPVKNLVGAVREGVRELFQLPEGYEVILGNGGSTAFWDIATHGLIESKSQHLSFGEFSSKFAKAAKLAPWLAEPTVISSDPGTHPEPRAESGTDVYAFTHNETSTGVAMPIQRVAGADEGALVLVDATSGAGGLPVDIAETDVYYFAPQKSFAADGGLWIGVFSPAALERAARVHASGRHVPEFFSLPTAIDNSLKNQTYNTPALATLFLLNDQLEWINGQGGLDWAVRRTATSSRTLYGWAEEAKFATPFVADPAKRSQVVGTIDFNEEIDAAAVAKALRANGIVDTEPYRKLGRNQLRVAMFPAVDPADVQALTACVDYVIEHL, from the coding sequence GTGGCTGAGATCCCGATTCCCGATGACATCAAGCCCGCCGACGGACGCTTCGGCTCGGGCCCCTCCAAGGTGCGCACCGAGGCGCTCAGTGCCCTGGCCGCCACCGGAAGCTCCCTGCTGGGCACCTCCCACCGGCAGGCCCCGGTCAAGAACCTGGTCGGCGCGGTGCGCGAAGGGGTGCGCGAACTCTTCCAGCTCCCGGAGGGGTACGAGGTCATCCTGGGCAACGGCGGCTCCACCGCCTTCTGGGACATCGCGACCCACGGTCTGATCGAGTCCAAGTCCCAGCACCTGTCCTTCGGCGAGTTCTCCTCGAAGTTCGCCAAGGCGGCGAAGCTCGCGCCGTGGCTGGCGGAGCCCACGGTGATCTCCTCCGACCCGGGCACCCACCCGGAGCCGCGGGCCGAGAGCGGCACGGACGTGTACGCCTTCACCCACAACGAGACCTCCACCGGTGTCGCCATGCCCATCCAGCGGGTGGCCGGCGCCGACGAGGGCGCGCTGGTGCTGGTGGACGCGACCTCCGGTGCGGGCGGTCTGCCGGTCGACATCGCCGAGACGGACGTCTACTACTTCGCGCCGCAGAAGTCCTTCGCGGCGGACGGCGGTCTGTGGATCGGCGTGTTCTCCCCCGCCGCGCTCGAACGCGCCGCCCGCGTCCACGCGTCCGGCCGGCACGTCCCGGAGTTCTTCTCGCTGCCGACCGCGATCGACAACTCGCTGAAGAACCAGACGTACAACACCCCGGCGCTGGCGACGCTCTTCCTGCTCAACGACCAGCTGGAGTGGATCAACGGACAGGGCGGCCTGGACTGGGCCGTGCGGCGCACCGCGACCTCCTCGCGCACGCTGTACGGGTGGGCCGAGGAGGCCAAGTTCGCCACCCCGTTCGTGGCCGACCCGGCCAAGCGGTCGCAGGTCGTCGGCACGATCGACTTCAACGAGGAGATCGACGCCGCCGCGGTCGCCAAGGCGCTGCGGGCCAACGGGATCGTGGACACCGAGCCGTACCGCAAGCTGGGCCGCAACCAGCTGCGGGTGGCGATGTTCCCGGCCGTCGACCCGGCGGACGTCCAGGCGCTGACGGCGTGCGTGGACTACGTCATCGAGCACCTCTGA
- a CDS encoding MFS transporter has protein sequence MSTGPGADSAPAPKNPADSASVPGPDRAVATGDDPGGRTKGGTFRSLRVRNYRLFATGAMISNTGTWMSRIAQDWLVLSLTGSSTAVGITTALQFLPMLLFGLYGGVIADRCPRRRLLLITQTALGLCGLALAALTLSGHVQVWHVYLIAFLLGMVTVVDNPTRQVFVNEMVGPKDLRNAVSLNSANFQSARLIGPAVAGVLITAVGSGWAFLINGLSFGAPLIGLLMMRTSELHKVQRAPRGKGQLREGLRYVAGNPDLIWPIVLVGFIGTFGFNFPIWLSAFADDVFDAGPGTYGLLNTLIAIGSVTGALLAARRVVARRRLLVGAALMFGVLEMVAAATPYFWLFAALMVPIGIFSLTFNVTANSSVQLATDPAMRGRVMSLFMMVFVGGTPIGGPLVGWLTDTCGARIGFAAGGLVSAAAAVAVGLVLVRAGGLRLKLDLRRGHPRVAFVPRTPEDHKQLATTA, from the coding sequence TTGAGTACGGGACCCGGAGCAGACTCCGCACCCGCACCGAAGAACCCCGCAGATTCCGCATCCGTACCCGGCCCCGACCGCGCCGTCGCCACCGGTGACGACCCCGGGGGGCGTACCAAGGGCGGCACCTTCCGTTCCCTGAGGGTCCGCAACTACCGGCTGTTCGCGACCGGTGCCATGATCTCCAACACCGGCACCTGGATGTCGCGGATCGCCCAGGACTGGCTGGTCCTCAGCCTCACCGGCTCCTCCACCGCGGTCGGTATCACCACCGCGCTGCAGTTCCTGCCCATGCTGCTCTTCGGCCTCTACGGCGGGGTCATCGCCGACCGCTGTCCCAGGCGCCGGCTGCTGCTGATCACCCAGACCGCGCTGGGGCTGTGCGGGCTCGCCCTCGCCGCCCTCACCCTCAGCGGCCATGTGCAGGTCTGGCACGTCTATCTGATCGCGTTCCTGCTCGGCATGGTCACCGTCGTCGACAACCCGACCCGCCAGGTCTTCGTCAACGAAATGGTCGGCCCCAAGGATCTGCGGAACGCGGTCAGCCTCAACTCCGCGAACTTCCAGTCCGCCCGGCTGATCGGCCCGGCGGTCGCCGGTGTGCTGATCACCGCCGTGGGCAGTGGCTGGGCCTTCCTGATCAACGGACTCTCCTTCGGCGCCCCGCTCATCGGGCTGCTGATGATGCGCACCAGCGAGCTGCACAAGGTCCAGCGGGCGCCGCGCGGCAAGGGGCAGCTGCGGGAGGGGCTGCGCTATGTCGCCGGCAACCCCGATCTCATCTGGCCGATCGTGCTAGTGGGCTTCATCGGCACCTTCGGCTTCAACTTCCCGATCTGGCTGAGCGCCTTCGCCGACGATGTCTTCGACGCGGGCCCGGGTACGTATGGCCTGCTCAACACCCTGATAGCGATCGGCTCGGTGACCGGTGCACTGCTCGCCGCCCGGCGCGTGGTGGCACGGCGGCGGCTGCTGGTCGGGGCCGCGCTGATGTTCGGCGTGCTGGAGATGGTCGCGGCGGCGACCCCGTACTTCTGGCTCTTCGCGGCGCTCATGGTGCCGATCGGGATCTTCAGCCTGACGTTCAACGTGACCGCGAACTCCAGCGTCCAGCTCGCGACCGATCCCGCGATGCGGGGCCGGGTGATGAGCCTGTTCATGATGGTCTTCGTCGGCGGTACGCCGATCGGCGGCCCGCTGGTGGGCTGGCTGACCGACACCTGCGGCGCGCGCATCGGCTTCGCCGCGGGCGGTCTGGTCTCGGCCGCCGCCGCGGTCGCGGTGGGCCTGGTCCTGGTCCGGGCCGGCGGACTGCGGCTGAAGCTGGACCTCCGCCGCGGCCATCCCCGCGTGGCCTTCGTCCCCCGCACCCCCGAGGACCACAAGCAACTAGCCACCACAGCCTGA
- a CDS encoding DUF2530 domain-containing protein, with protein sequence MTKWTPRHEAPEPLEGNVVATITGGTIVWFVLFLVQLPFYRWYDEHGHLWWLWTCLAGGGLGLIGVWYVRARDAAIRGSRNGNESG encoded by the coding sequence ATGACGAAGTGGACCCCCAGGCACGAGGCGCCGGAGCCCCTTGAGGGCAATGTCGTGGCCACGATCACCGGCGGCACGATCGTGTGGTTCGTCCTCTTCCTCGTCCAGCTCCCCTTCTACCGCTGGTACGACGAGCACGGACACCTGTGGTGGCTGTGGACCTGCCTGGCCGGCGGCGGCCTCGGTCTGATCGGCGTCTGGTACGTGCGCGCCCGGGACGCGGCGATCCGCGGCTCGCGGAACGGGAACGAGAGCGGCTGA
- the thpR gene encoding RNA 2',3'-cyclic phosphodiesterase, translated as MRLFAAVLPPDPVVAELAARVEALRALPGADGLRWTEREGWHFTLAFYGEVAEEVLPELHTRLARAAHRHRPHELRLARGGRFDDRVVWVGVDGDSETLRGLADSAAAGGRRAGIPMDRPRPYHPHLTIARARSARHGSARHGTAGLSLAPYAERLADFAGREWTVRELSLVRSHPPAPGVPGRQPRYEVVAAWPLGH; from the coding sequence GTGAGACTCTTCGCCGCCGTGTTGCCGCCGGACCCCGTCGTCGCCGAGCTGGCCGCGCGAGTCGAGGCACTCCGGGCGCTGCCGGGGGCGGACGGGTTGCGCTGGACCGAGCGGGAGGGCTGGCACTTCACGCTCGCCTTCTACGGGGAGGTGGCCGAGGAGGTGCTGCCCGAGCTGCACACCCGGCTGGCCCGCGCCGCCCACCGGCACCGCCCCCACGAGCTGCGGCTCGCCCGCGGGGGCCGGTTCGACGACCGCGTGGTGTGGGTGGGCGTCGACGGCGACAGCGAGACCCTGCGGGGGCTGGCCGACTCCGCCGCCGCGGGGGGCCGGCGGGCCGGCATCCCGATGGACCGGCCCCGCCCGTACCATCCGCATCTGACCATCGCGCGCGCCCGCTCCGCACGCCACGGCTCCGCACGCCACGGCACCGCCGGCCTCAGCCTCGCGCCGTACGCCGAGCGGCTCGCGGACTTCGCCGGCCGGGAGTGGACCGTGCGGGAGCTCAGCCTGGTGCGCAGCCATCCACCGGCCCCGGGTGTCCCCGGGCGGCAGCCGCGCTACGAGGTGGTGGCGGCCTGGCCGCTGGGGCACTGA